The genomic DNA CGCACGCCCGAAGCGGTCTTCCCCCTTTTGGCGCAAGCCGACCTTGCCTGGGAGCGCGTCTGGATCACGCTGACCGACGAGCGCTGGTTGCCTCCCGACCATGAGGGCAGCAACGAGGGGCTGGCTAGGCGTTTGCTGCTGCAAGGCAAAGCCGGACGCGCCCGTTTCGTGGGCTTCTGGAGCGAGGCCAGCAGCCCCGAGAGCGCCCTGCCCGGCCTGGAATATCGTTTAAGTCAAATGCCTTGGCCGCTCGACATGGTCTTTCTGGGCATGGGGACGGACGGGCATGTGGCCTCCTTGTTTCCAAACGATGGCGCTCTCGAGGTCGAAACCGGGCGGGTGACCACAGCCAGAGGACCTGCCCCCTACACAGAACGCGCCAGCCTGGTATTGCCTGAACTTGTCCGCGCCAAGAGGGTGGCCCTGCTGGCCAATGGCTTGGAAAAACAGACTGTTCTGCAACGAGGAAGCAAAGCCTTGCCGGTTCATCGATTCCTGGCCCTTTCCAACGAGTCGGTCACTGTTTTCGGTTGACGTTCATCGAACGAACACGCTATCGTTCGCGCCGTGAACAAGCTGGGAATCGCCACCTTAGACGAGCAGGAATCAGGGCCGCTGGGTCTTTCCAGCGAGGCGGAAATCACGCTTGGTCTGTTGAACGCCGTTCACGACAACAGCGAGCACACCCAGCGTTCGATTTCCAAGGACCTGGGCATCGCGCTGGGCATGGCCAACGCCTATCTGAAGCGCTGCGCCAAGAAGGGGCTGATCAAGATCGCCCAGATGCCCCCCAACCGCTACGCCTATTACCTGACGCCGCAGGGATTCGCCGAGAAAAGCCGCCTGACGGCGGAATATCTGTCGCAATCCTTCAATCTGTTCCGCGTGGCTAGGCGCCAGTACGAGGATTTGTTTCAGTTATGCGCCGAAAATGGCTGGCAGCGCGTGGCGTTGGCGGGCGTTGGCGATATTGGCGAAATTGCGCTGCTAAGCCGAGGCGGCCATTCGATCACCGTGCTTGGTTTCGTCGATGCCAAGGCGGCGGCGGACAGCTATCTGGATCTGAAAGTGGCAAGACAGCCCTTGGAGTTTGAGCCGCTCGACGCCTTGCTGCTGACGGACATGAAGGACCCCCAGGGCACCTTCGACGCCTTGCAGGCCATTTTCGATCCCAAACGCGTTTTGTTTCCCGCCTTCATGAACGTGTCGCGCCGCCCGCCGCCAATCGTCGGCGAGGAGTTGGCGTCATGATGCGCTGGTACGCCGTTCATACCCAGCCCAAGGGCGAACGACTGGCTCAGGACAATCTGACGCGCCAGGGGTTCGAGGCCTATCTGCCGCTTTACAGCAAGAAGCGCCGTCACGCCCGCAAGACCGATTTTGTCCCCGCCCCTTTGTTCCCGCGCTATCTGTTCGTCAACATGGATACCGAGGCCACGCGCTGGCGCTCGATCCGCTCGACCTACGGCGTGGTGCATCTGGTCTGTCAGGGCGAAACGCCAGTCGCTCTTCCCGAAGGCGTGGTGGAAGCCATCCGTGCCCGCCAAGACGAAGGCGGACTCGTTCAACTAAGCCTTGCCCTTCCCTTCAAGCCCGGCGAGAAGGTTGAAGTGCTGGATGGTCCCTTGAAGGAATTGACCGGCATTTTCCAATCCATCTCGGACGATCAGCGCGTCATCGTGCTGCTGGAGATGCTGGGCCGCCCGGTCAAGGTGCGCCTGCCCATAGACGCAGTCGGCTCGGCCGCCTGACGTCGCTTTTCTTGCAAGCACTCCGGTGAACCTGTTTCACCCGGAGTGCGGTAGCCTGCCTGGACCCTGACGAACTTGTATCCCCGAGACCTTGACGATCCTCTGCTAAGCCGCCTTCTGGGGCGCCGCCAATCGTTGTTCGACGGCGACGTTAGGAACAATGCGCCAGAGCTGTCGGACGCCGTCAAATCCAGCCGCATCCTGGTGGTGGGGGCGGCAGGATCGATCGGTCAAGCCTTCGTCAAGCAGTTGCTGGCTTTCGCGCCAAAAGCGCTGCATCTGGCAGACCTGAACGAGAACATGTTGGTCGAGCTGGTGCGCGACCTGCGCTCCGGCAATGCTGACTTGCCCAAGGATTTCGCCACCTTCAGCATTGATTTTTGCGGCCCCGAATTCGCGGCCATGGTCGCGGCAAACGGTCCCTTCGACGTCTTCTTGAATTTCTCGGCCCTAAAGCATGTGCGGGCCGAGCGAGATCCCTTCAGCCTGATGCGCATGATCGACGTGAATGTCCTGGCTCTGGCCGATTTTCTCGATCATCCGGCCAGCCAAACGCTTAAGCGCGCCTTCTCGGTCTCCACCGACAAATCGGTGCGCCCCGAGAATCTGATGGGAGCCACCAAGAATCTGATGGAACGCGTCTTGTTCGCGCAGTCGCATCGGCTGCTGGCCAATTCGGCGCGTTTCGCCAATGTCGCCTTTTCCGCCGGAAGCCTGCTGGAGGGTTTTGAATACCGGCTGCAAAAGAACCAGCCGATCGCCGCCCCTTCGGATGTCCGGCGCTACTTCATCAGCCATGCGGAAGCCGGACAATTATGCTTGCTGGGCGCTTTTCTTTGCCAAACGCGCGATGTGGTGTTTCCCAAGCTGAACCCGCAAGACCATCTGATGAGTTTCGAAGCCATCGCCAGGGCCTTTCTGGCCAGCCACGGTTTCGACGCCCTGGCCTGCGCCAGCGAGGAAGAAGCCAGGGCGCGTTTCAAGGATCGTCCCGCCAAGGCTTGGCCTTGCGTTTTTTCAGGCTCCGACACCACGGGCGAAAAACTGGCCGAGGAATTCCTGCGCCCGGACGACAAGCCCGATCTGTCCCGTTTCGCCCAAGCGGGCGTCGTGCAGGAAGCCGTGGCGAACACTGGCCTGCTGAACGCCTTTCGCCAAGAAATCGGCGACATCAAGAAGCGGGCAAGCTGGAGCAAGAAAGACTTGGCGCAGGCCATTCGAAGAGCCGTGCCCGATCTCGTTCATGAAGAGCGGGGCAAAAGCCTGGACCAGAAGATGTGACGCGCGTGATCCCCCTATCCATCCCCGATCTGTCCGGCAACGAAGCGCGCTATTTGCAGCAGTGCATCGAGGATGGCTTCGTCTCGACCGCAGGCGCCTTTGTGCCCCGCTTCGAAGAAATGGTCGCCCTGGCTGTCGGCTCCCGCCAGGCCGTGGCCATCGCGTCGGGCACCTCGGCCCTGCATGTCGCCCTGGTGGCGTTGGGCGTCAAGCCGGGCGATCTGGTGGTTCTGCCCAGTTACACTTTTATCGCCAGCGCCAATGCGATTTCGCATGCGGGCGCAACGCCCTGGTTGTTCGACATCGCCCCCGACAGCTGGACTTTGGACCCCAAGCTGCTGGCCGAGCGCTTGGAAAGCGAAACCAAGCGCGTGGGAACGGACATCATTCACCGCGCTTCTGGCCGTCGCGTGGCTGCCATCATGCCGGTTTACGCCCTGGGCCTGCCCGCCGACATGGACCCGCTGACGGCCTTGGCCCGTCAATATGGGCTGCCCGTGTTGGCCGATGCGGCCGCCGCCATCGGCGCCGCCTATATGGGCCGCCCCATCGGGCGGCTGGGAGCCGATCTGTCGATGCTTTCCTTCAACGGCAACAAGACCGTCACCTCGGGCGGGGGCGGTGCCATCATCGGCGACAACCTTGAGCTGACCGGGCTAGTCAAGCATTTGGCCTCGACGGCGCGCACCGGCGATGATTACACGCATGACCGCGTGGGCTATAATTACCGGATGACGAATGTCGAGGCCGCCGTGGGTTGCGCCCAAATGGAGCGTTTTGAACAATTGGTCAGCGCCAAGAAGCGCATCCGCGTCGTTTACGACAGCGAATTGTCGGCCCTGCCCGGCGTCGGCCTTTTCCCCGCTCCGGCTTGGGCGGAAAGTGCCTGCTGGTTTTCCGGCGTCACCTTAGCCCCGCCCGCCCCCTCACCCGACCAACTGCGCCGTCGGCTGCGCGAGTCCGGCATCGAAGGGCGGCCTTTCTGGAAGCCCATGCACCTGCAAGACCCGTATCGAGACGCGCCACGCACCGACATGCCGGTCGCCGACGACATTTGGAAGCGCGTCCTGACCTTGCCCTGTTCGGCGCATCTGACCCAATCCGATCAGGCCAAGGTGATTGGCGTTTTGAAGGAGGCGCTGTCATGAGCAAGCGCGTTTGCATCGTGACGGGATCGCGGGCCGATTACGGTCTGCTGACCGGATTGATGCGCGAGATCGCCGCCGATCCAGGCATGGAACTGCAGGTCGTGGCGACGGGTTCGCATCTGTCGCAAAAATTCGGCCATACCGTGGATGTCATGCGGGCCGAGGGATTCAAGGTGAATGCCGAAGTTCCCCTGGAACTGGAAGACGACAGCCGTTTCGCCATGGCCAACGCCGCAGGTCAAGCGCTGTCGGGCATGGCCGACGCCTTTCGCCAGCTTCAGCCCGAAGTGGTGGTGGTGCTTGGCGACCGCTACGAAATTTTCGCCGCCGCCTCGGCCGCCCTTCTGCTGGGAATTCCCATCGCCCACATTCACGGGGGCGAATTGACCCTGGGCGCCATCGACGACGCGCTGCGCCACGCCATAACGAAAATGGCCAGCCTGCATTTCGTGGCTGCGCATGATTACGCCAGACGCGTGGTTCAAATGGGCGAGCCTGCCGAGCGCGTTTTCGAAGTGGGAGCGCCCGGCATCGATCAAATGCGCACCGTTTCCTATGCCGACGCTGAGAGTTTGGGCAAGGAGCTGGGCTTGGCCCTGTTCAATCCGCTGCTGCTGGTCACCTATCATCCGGTCACCAGACGCAGCAGCGGCGACGAAGGGGCGGCGATGGACGAGTTGCTGACCGCCCTCGAGCGCATGTCGGACGCTAGAATCGTCATTACCGGCGTCAACGCCGATGCGGGCAACCACATCGTCTCTGAGCGCATGCAGAACTTCGCCAACCGTCATTCCGACCGCGTCAGCTTGCACAACTCTCTAGGGCAGGCCAGATATTTGGGCGTCATGCGCCTAGCTGGCGCCGTGGTCGGCAATTCGTCGAGCGGCATCATCGAAGCGCCGGCGCTTGGCATTCCCACCGTCAATATCGGCGCGCGCCAGAGCGGGCGCTTGCGCTGCTATTCGGTGATCGATTGCGAGGAAGACGCAGGCGCCATTTTCAACGCCATCAAGAAGGCGCTTGATCCGTCCTTTCGCGCTTCCATCGCCGGGCAACCCCTGCCCTATGGACATGGGGGTGCTGCCCGCATGATGAAGGACGTCCTGAAAACCTTCTCTGCCGAGCAGTTGGCGGAACCCAAACCCTTCCATGACCTGATCGGGCGGCTGTGAGCGTATTCATCATTGCCGAAGCCGGCGTCAATCACAACGGCGACATCAAAAAGGCGATGGAACTAGTCGAAGTTGCCGCGCAGGCCGGAGCCGATGCCGTCAAGTTCCAGACGTTCAAGGCAGAATCTCTGGTCGCGAAAGACGCGCCTAAGGCCTCCTACCAAGTTCGCAATACAGGCGTTGATGATGGGCAATATGCCATGCTGAAAGCGCTTGAGCTAAGTGCTGACGATCATCGGGTTCTGCTTTCCCATTGCCAGAAGTTGGGGATTGGCTTTCTGTCCTCACCCTTTGATCGGCAAAGCCTCGATTTCCTTGCCGACGATCTGGGTTTGGGCGTTATTAAGCTGGGCTCTGGCGAAATCACCAACGCTCCTTTGCTGCTGGCGGCCGGTCGCAAGGCTAGGCACGTCATTCTATCGACGGGAATGAGCACGCTGGTTGAAATTGAAGACGCTTTGGGCGTGCTGGCCTTTGCAGCGACAACGCCTAACGATGCGCAGCCCGGCGCATCCTCCTTTCGCGCGGCATACGCCTCAAAGGAAGGAAAGCTGGCGCTGTACAACAAGGTGACGCTTCTTCACTGCACGACCGATTATCCGGCAATTCCAGAAGACGCTAATCTGAAAGCGATCCCCGCCATGGCGGAACGCTTCAAGTTGCGGGTCGGTTTCTCTGATCATACGCCGGGCATTGTCATTTCACTGGGCGCTGTCGCCCTTGGCGCCACCGTCATCGAAAAGCACTTGACCCTGGACCGAACGCTTCCCGGTCCCGATCACATGGCTTCGCTGGAACCTGGCGACTTCAAGTCACTCGTCGATGGCGTTCGGTTGTTGGAGGGCGCTCTTGGCGATGGCGTCAAGCGCTGCATGGCATCTGAACAGGGCAACCGGCTTGTCGCCAGAAAAAGTCTGGCCGCCATTAAGACCATTGCGAAAGGCGATGCCTATACGAAGGACAATATCGGCGCCCTGCGCCCCGGCGACGGCATTTCGCCGATGGCATACTGGGAAATGCTTGGCACTTCGGCCGCGGCAGATTTGAACCCTGGGGATCGCATCCAATGACCGCCGATGCCCGCATCGTCATTTTGGGAGCCGGAGGACACGGCAAGGTTCTAGCCGCCGCCTTGCTTCGCAATGGAACGCCTGTTTATGGCTTCGCCGACGCCGACCCATCTCTTTCGGGCCGGAAGATTCTAGGGATTGCCGTTCTGGGCGGCGACGAAATCCTTGAAAGCGGCATGTTGCTTGTAAATGGCATTGGCAGCACCGGACGCCCCGCCAGACGGCGGGAAGTTTTCGAAAAGTACAAAGGCATGGGCTTCTCATTCCTATCCGTGATCGACCCCAGCGCCATACTAGGCCCCGAAGTCGACATCGCTGAGGGCGCACAAATTCTGGCGGGAGTCGTTATTCAACCCGGCGCCTATATCGGCCGCAACAGCATTGTAAACACCATGGCCTCGATCGATCATGACGTGACTCTGGGCGCTCATGTGCATGTAGCACCCGGCGCCGTTCTTTCGGGCGGCGTTGTCGTAGGCGACGAGGTTCATATCGGAACCGGCGCCTGCGTCAAGCAAGGCGTGCGCATTGGCTCTGGGTCTGTGATTGGGGTCGGCGCGGCGGTTATTGCTGACGTAGCGGCTGATTCGCTTCTGGCAGGCGTGCCTGCCCGCTCTCTATTAACGAGTTGACCATGGCTGACTGGACCGCAACCTTACTTCCGCAAAATGCGTCGCTGGCCGAGGCGATCAGCGTTCTCGAAGGATCGCCCTACAAAATTTGTCTGGTCACCGACGAGACGCGCAAACTGATGGGCACCATTACCGATGGCGATGTGCGCCGCGCCATTTTGCGCGGTCATGGGCTTGACTCAGCCGCCGCCAACGCCATGAAGGAGACGCCAACGACGGCGCTGGTTGGCCAGCCGCCAGAAGTTCTGCGCGATCTCATGCTGCGTCTGGATTTAAGCCAGATTCCACTTCTCGATACTCAAGGCCGGGTCGTCGGGCTGACCACCTTGAAGTCGCTGGCGCATGCGGGAGAACCGCGCGACAACTGGGTGGTGCTGATGGCGGGCGGCCTTGGCAACCGTCTTCGTCCCCTGACCGAGGACGTTCCCAAACCTCTGTTGAAGGTAGGGCGCAAACCCCTGCTGGAAACCATCCTGGAAACCTTCAGAAGCCATGAATTTCGCAACTTCTACATTTCGGTCAACTACAAGGCCGAGATGATCAAGGCGCATTTCGGCGACGGCGAAAAGTGGAAATGCAACATCCGCTATCTCGAGGAAAGCGACCGGCTGGGCACCGCTGGCGCGCTGGGACTTATTCCAGAGATCCCGGATCAGCCGCTTTTGATCATGAATGGCGACGTGCTGACCAATGTCGATTTCTCGAGCCTGCTGGAATTTCACAACGAGCAAAGCGCCAAGGCGACCATGTGCGTGCGCGAGTTCGACTTCCAAGTGCCCTATGGCGTGGTCAATATCGACGAGCACCGGATCACCAGCGTGGTCGAGAAGCCCGTTCACAGCTTTTTCGTCAATGCCGGCATCTATGTCATCGAACCCGAGCTTCTGACCTTGGTGCCGAATCAGGCCAGCTTCGACATGCCGGAGCTTTTTGCCAAGGCGCTGGACCTAAAGATGACGACGGCGGCCTTTCCGATCCGCGAATACTGGACGGATATCGGACGGATTGACGATTTTCACCGCGCCAATGGCGATTACGACAGCATCTTCCTGTAAGAGAGACTCCATGACCCTTTTTCCCCGCATCAAGGCCGTCGATCTCGCCCCTTTCAAGATGGAAGGTCCCAACCTGCCGACCCGCTACGGCTTGCCCAGCGAGGTCAAATTTTGCAAACACTGCGTCATTTCCAACCAGCGCCCCAACTCGGCGCCGGAATTCGCCCATACGCAAGACAGCCAGAAGTCGACCATCAACTTCGACGCTGAGGGCGTGTGTGACGCCTGTCGCGCCGCCGAGCAAAAGGCGAAGATCGATTGGCTGGGGCGCGAGCAGGAGCTGCGCGATCTTTGTGACCGCTATCGCAAGCATGACGGCTCGTATGATTGCATCGTTCCCGGCTCGGGCGGCAAGGACAGTTTCTACGCGGCTCATGTGCTGAAGTATAAGTACGGCATGCATCCGCTGACTGTTACCTGGGCGCCCCACATCTATACAGACTGGGGCTGGCGCAACATGCAAAATTGGATTCATTCCGGTTTCGACAATATGCTGTCCACGCCAAATGGTCGGGTTCACAAGCTGCTGACCCGTCTGGCCGTCGAGGTCCTGTTCCATCCATTTCAGCCCTTCATTCTGGGGCAAAAGCAGATCGCCCCCAAGATGAGCGCGCTTTACGGCATTCCGCTGGTTTTCTACGGCGAGAACGAAGCAGAATACGGCAATCCGGTTTCCGACAACACGCAAGCCACGCGCGATTGGAGCTACTTTACCGCTGCCGACCCGGACAAAATCTATCTAAGCGGCGTTTCCGTCGCTGATTTGAAGAAGAGCTTCGGCATCGACGCCAACGACTTGTCCCCCTATATGCCTGCCGATCCAGAGGCCCTGAAGCGCACGAAGACAGAGGTGCATTATCTGGGCTATTACCTGAAATGGCATCCACAAAGCTGCTATTACTATTCGGTTGAACATGGCAATTTCGAAGCCAGCCCGGAACGCACGCCCGGCACCTATTCGAAATACAACTCCATCGACGACCGTGTAGACGACCTGCACTATTTCACCACGCATGTGAAGTTCGGCATTGGGCGCGCCACCTACGACGCCTCGCAGGAAATCCGCTCGGGCGACATTACCCGGGACGAAGGCGTGGCTTTGGTCAGGCGATATGACGGGGAGTTTCCCGAACGTTTCATCGACCAACTGATGGACTATCTGAGTTTGCCCGCCGAACAGTTTCCCGAGGCATCCAGTATGTTCGAACAGCCCGTCATGGACCGCGACTATTTTCTGCACCTAGCCGACCGCTTCCGCTCGCCGCATTTGTGGGCGAACGAAAATGGCGCTTGGCGACTGCGTCACAAGGTCTAGCGTTACATGCGTTCCAGCCTGGATCGCGACTCGTTGGCCGCCTATACCGGACGACAGCTTGCGTACTTCTTTCCCGATGATGCCCCGCCTCCTTCGGATTGGTCCATGTTGGTGGGCAAAGCGCTCGAGCGCGTAGAGACTTGCTTTCGAAACATCCGCCAGCGCTACTATCGAGACGAAGACGGGCAGGCGCTGTTCAGTCACCTGAACACGGATCAATACGCCGCCTACCTTTATCTGCTTGGCAACACCATCTTTCGTGAATCGGGCGATGCGGCCTTGCCCGCCAAATTGTATGGACTGAACAAGGCGTTGCATGGCCTGGACATATTCTATGAAGTTGAGTTGCCCGAAATCTTCGCCTTCGTCCACCCCGTGGGCACGGTCGTCGGACGCGCCGTCTACGGCAACTTTTTCTGCATCTACCAAAATTGCACGGTCGGCGGCGATCTTGAGGGAAACCATCCTACGTTGGGCGAAGGCGTTGTGATGTTCGGCGGTTCGCGCATTATCGGCAAGGCAGACGTCGGCTCTAACTGCCTATTGTCGGCAGGGAGCATCGTTTTGGCTGAGCATATCCCCGACAACAGCGTTCTATTCGGCATTTCGCCGCATCTGGTGAGGAAGCAGACGACGCGCAGCGTCAAGGCCGACATGTTCGGCGCCTAGCGATGCAAGTCCCAGATCAAATTTTAAGTGTCCTGAGCCAGGACGCCTTTCCCCAAGACCCTTGCGACCGCCTCGTCCTGGCCTCGTCGAGCGAAGAGTTGACGGACCTTGATCCCCGCCAGCCAGGGCTGGTTGTTTTCATCACGGATTGGCTGGGTTGGTTGACATGGCGGCAAAATGGCGGCCAAGCCGTTCATTACGAGAGTTATCTGTCCGAATGGCCGCAGGAGCTAGGTCCGCAGGAAAGTTTCCAACAGCGCGCCGTGACCTGGATGTATGACGACGGCACGGACGCGACGCTGTTCGAGGGCGTCTCGCTGGGCAAGCAATTCAACTGGGAAGTGACCGGCGTTCGCTTGGCGGCTGGGCGAATACTGTTTTCATTGTCGCAGGCGATTCAGCGAATGCAACCTCGCGAGATTGAGTATCGGGGCTTGAGGGCAGAATACGCATTCCTTGACGATTCCACACTTTTCGATCTGGCGAGCGCGGCGGCTGAACGCAAGAGCATGGCCTTGACTGATCGCAGAAGCCAAACAAGCGCTTTGCGCCGTCTTGATCCAGAACTGCCTTTCAATGGCGAGTTTTCGCCGCCGTCCCTGTCGCGTCGATTGACGCTACGCATGACGGAGCTGGTCACTGACGCCTTCTCTCGCCTATTTGGTCTCTTGCGCGGCCCAGCGCCGCGAATTTTCATTTTGCACAATTTGCTGGTCGTCAAGAGCCTGATTGAGCATCTGCCTGTCGGCCAGGCGATCCCGGTTCTTGTCGCCAGAATTCATCCCAAGCGCCCTTCCTTTTTGATCGACGCTTGGCGCAAGGGCGTGCGGTTGGTGGCGCTTCCCTCGTTGTCGTTGGGTCCTCAGGCCAGACAGAGGCTAGAGGAAATTCGCGGATGGATTGCCAAAGTCGCTGAGCGCGCAAATGCTTCGCCAGAGGATCGGGCCGTCAACGACTACCTGCGCCGTCATCTGATTTCCACTTCGACTCTTGAGGCCAAGGCCCATGAGGTCCTGCAGTTCAAGCGCCTGTTCGAAGCCGAACGGCCTTCGCGCATTCTGGTCGGCGACAGCGAGAACCATATGGTACGCATGGCCTGTGAGGTGGCGCAGGGGCTTGGCATCGGCGTTGACGAACTGCCCAACGGCATGTTCCTGACCGCCCAGCGCATGGACAGTCGTTCGGGCGATGGCGTGCGCGGCCCGGTGATCGATCGCTTTCTTGCCTGGGGCGAGGCCAATTTGCGCTGGGCCAAGCGTTCGAAGGTTGGCGTTGCAACGCTGCCCACAGGATATCCGGTGGCGGACAGTTTGCTGAATTGTCCAGCACCTGCTGCAACAGGATCGGGGCGCGCTCTTATTTTGCCGCTGCATGTGGACAAGACGGATCTGTGCGGACTGTACAGCGAAGTGTTCGTCAATCTTGTTCGCGCCGTTCAAGCAGCGAGGGACGCAGGCTATGGCGACATCCGCATCAAGGTGCATCCCGGCTTCATCAATCTCGACTATTACCAAGAAGTTGCGAAGCGCTTTGGCCTTGACGCGCTTGTCTTCAAGGATGGCTCATTGCTGCCTCACATCGAATGGGCGGATATCGTGATCGGACCCGTCAATTCCGGCGCCATGATCGAGGCGGCTGCTCTTGGCAGACCCTATCTTTCCGTGCTGAACCCACCCACCGCCATCGATCCCGATTTGACCCTGCCCGCCAGACCCATTCTACCAAGCCAGATTGCCGATTCCTTAAGAAGCAGAAGCTATTGCAATCCTAAAAGCATTTTATCAGACATTGCTGGTTGCCAAGAAGACAGACCGAGCGGACACCGTGTTTGGCAGGCCGTGCTGAAGGGGAACGGAAAGAAGACCACATCCCTCTCACCACACTGTGAGGCCGCCTGAAC from Alphaproteobacteria bacterium includes the following:
- the pgl gene encoding 6-phosphogluconolactonase, which codes for MKSASYTPENLARFMAAGLLDGLKHAPYVSLAVSGGRTPEAVFPLLAQADLAWERVWITLTDERWLPPDHEGSNEGLARRLLLQGKAGRARFVGFWSEASSPESALPGLEYRLSQMPWPLDMVFLGMGTDGHVASLFPNDGALEVETGRVTTARGPAPYTERASLVLPELVRAKRVALLANGLEKQTVLQRGSKALPVHRFLALSNESVTVFG
- a CDS encoding winged helix-turn-helix transcriptional regulator, coding for MNKLGIATLDEQESGPLGLSSEAEITLGLLNAVHDNSEHTQRSISKDLGIALGMANAYLKRCAKKGLIKIAQMPPNRYAYYLTPQGFAEKSRLTAEYLSQSFNLFRVARRQYEDLFQLCAENGWQRVALAGVGDIGEIALLSRGGHSITVLGFVDAKAAADSYLDLKVARQPLEFEPLDALLLTDMKDPQGTFDALQAIFDPKRVLFPAFMNVSRRPPPIVGEELAS
- a CDS encoding transcriptional activator RfaH — translated: MMRWYAVHTQPKGERLAQDNLTRQGFEAYLPLYSKKRRHARKTDFVPAPLFPRYLFVNMDTEATRWRSIRSTYGVVHLVCQGETPVALPEGVVEAIRARQDEGGLVQLSLALPFKPGEKVEVLDGPLKELTGIFQSISDDQRVIVLLEMLGRPVKVRLPIDAVGSAA
- a CDS encoding polysaccharide biosynthesis protein; translation: MYPRDLDDPLLSRLLGRRQSLFDGDVRNNAPELSDAVKSSRILVVGAAGSIGQAFVKQLLAFAPKALHLADLNENMLVELVRDLRSGNADLPKDFATFSIDFCGPEFAAMVAANGPFDVFLNFSALKHVRAERDPFSLMRMIDVNVLALADFLDHPASQTLKRAFSVSTDKSVRPENLMGATKNLMERVLFAQSHRLLANSARFANVAFSAGSLLEGFEYRLQKNQPIAAPSDVRRYFISHAEAGQLCLLGAFLCQTRDVVFPKLNPQDHLMSFEAIARAFLASHGFDALACASEEEARARFKDRPAKAWPCVFSGSDTTGEKLAEEFLRPDDKPDLSRFAQAGVVQEAVANTGLLNAFRQEIGDIKKRASWSKKDLAQAIRRAVPDLVHEERGKSLDQKM
- a CDS encoding aminotransferase class I/II-fold pyridoxal phosphate-dependent enzyme yields the protein MIPLSIPDLSGNEARYLQQCIEDGFVSTAGAFVPRFEEMVALAVGSRQAVAIASGTSALHVALVALGVKPGDLVVLPSYTFIASANAISHAGATPWLFDIAPDSWTLDPKLLAERLESETKRVGTDIIHRASGRRVAAIMPVYALGLPADMDPLTALARQYGLPVLADAAAAIGAAYMGRPIGRLGADLSMLSFNGNKTVTSGGGGAIIGDNLELTGLVKHLASTARTGDDYTHDRVGYNYRMTNVEAAVGCAQMERFEQLVSAKKRIRVVYDSELSALPGVGLFPAPAWAESACWFSGVTLAPPAPSPDQLRRRLRESGIEGRPFWKPMHLQDPYRDAPRTDMPVADDIWKRVLTLPCSAHLTQSDQAKVIGVLKEALS
- the neuC gene encoding UDP-N-acetylglucosamine 2-epimerase (hydrolyzing); this translates as MSKRVCIVTGSRADYGLLTGLMREIAADPGMELQVVATGSHLSQKFGHTVDVMRAEGFKVNAEVPLELEDDSRFAMANAAGQALSGMADAFRQLQPEVVVVLGDRYEIFAAASAALLLGIPIAHIHGGELTLGAIDDALRHAITKMASLHFVAAHDYARRVVQMGEPAERVFEVGAPGIDQMRTVSYADAESLGKELGLALFNPLLLVTYHPVTRRSSGDEGAAMDELLTALERMSDARIVITGVNADAGNHIVSERMQNFANRHSDRVSLHNSLGQARYLGVMRLAGAVVGNSSSGIIEAPALGIPTVNIGARQSGRLRCYSVIDCEEDAGAIFNAIKKALDPSFRASIAGQPLPYGHGGAARMMKDVLKTFSAEQLAEPKPFHDLIGRL
- the neuB gene encoding N-acetylneuraminate synthase; amino-acid sequence: MSVFIIAEAGVNHNGDIKKAMELVEVAAQAGADAVKFQTFKAESLVAKDAPKASYQVRNTGVDDGQYAMLKALELSADDHRVLLSHCQKLGIGFLSSPFDRQSLDFLADDLGLGVIKLGSGEITNAPLLLAAGRKARHVILSTGMSTLVEIEDALGVLAFAATTPNDAQPGASSFRAAYASKEGKLALYNKVTLLHCTTDYPAIPEDANLKAIPAMAERFKLRVGFSDHTPGIVISLGAVALGATVIEKHLTLDRTLPGPDHMASLEPGDFKSLVDGVRLLEGALGDGVKRCMASEQGNRLVARKSLAAIKTIAKGDAYTKDNIGALRPGDGISPMAYWEMLGTSAAADLNPGDRIQ
- a CDS encoding acetyltransferase, with translation MTADARIVILGAGGHGKVLAAALLRNGTPVYGFADADPSLSGRKILGIAVLGGDEILESGMLLVNGIGSTGRPARRREVFEKYKGMGFSFLSVIDPSAILGPEVDIAEGAQILAGVVIQPGAYIGRNSIVNTMASIDHDVTLGAHVHVAPGAVLSGGVVVGDEVHIGTGACVKQGVRIGSGSVIGVGAAVIADVAADSLLAGVPARSLLTS
- a CDS encoding nucleotidyltransferase family protein; protein product: MADWTATLLPQNASLAEAISVLEGSPYKICLVTDETRKLMGTITDGDVRRAILRGHGLDSAAANAMKETPTTALVGQPPEVLRDLMLRLDLSQIPLLDTQGRVVGLTTLKSLAHAGEPRDNWVVLMAGGLGNRLRPLTEDVPKPLLKVGRKPLLETILETFRSHEFRNFYISVNYKAEMIKAHFGDGEKWKCNIRYLEESDRLGTAGALGLIPEIPDQPLLIMNGDVLTNVDFSSLLEFHNEQSAKATMCVREFDFQVPYGVVNIDEHRITSVVEKPVHSFFVNAGIYVIEPELLTLVPNQASFDMPELFAKALDLKMTTAAFPIREYWTDIGRIDDFHRANGDYDSIFL
- a CDS encoding N-acetyl sugar amidotransferase translates to MTLFPRIKAVDLAPFKMEGPNLPTRYGLPSEVKFCKHCVISNQRPNSAPEFAHTQDSQKSTINFDAEGVCDACRAAEQKAKIDWLGREQELRDLCDRYRKHDGSYDCIVPGSGGKDSFYAAHVLKYKYGMHPLTVTWAPHIYTDWGWRNMQNWIHSGFDNMLSTPNGRVHKLLTRLAVEVLFHPFQPFILGQKQIAPKMSALYGIPLVFYGENEAEYGNPVSDNTQATRDWSYFTAADPDKIYLSGVSVADLKKSFGIDANDLSPYMPADPEALKRTKTEVHYLGYYLKWHPQSCYYYSVEHGNFEASPERTPGTYSKYNSIDDRVDDLHYFTTHVKFGIGRATYDASQEIRSGDITRDEGVALVRRYDGEFPERFIDQLMDYLSLPAEQFPEASSMFEQPVMDRDYFLHLADRFRSPHLWANENGAWRLRHKV